From the Achromobacter xylosoxidans A8 genome, the window GGCCCTGGTGGTATTCCTGTTCCTGTTCGCCGACACGGTAGAGATCGGCCTGGCCTGGGCCGGCATCGCCCTGGGCGTATGCGTGCTGCTGTGGCTGTGCGCCTATCTGTGGCGCCGGCGGCGCACCCGCAAGGCCAACAAGAACCTGGGCGACATGCTGGAACAGCAGGTGCAGACCGGCGCGGCCGCCAACCGCAACGACGTGGAAGCGCTGCGCACGCGGCTGACGCAGGCGGTGCGCACCATCAAGACCTCGAAGATCGGCCAGACCTCTGGCAACGAAGCCCTGTACGAACTGCCCTGGTACATCGTCATCGGCAACCCAGCCGCGGGCAAGAGCAGCGCCGTGATCAATTCCGGCCTACAGTTTCCCTTCGCGGACAAGAACGGCGCGGCGGTGCGCGGCGTGGGCGGCACGCGCAACTGCGACTGGTTCTTCACCACCGAAGGCATTCTGCTGGACACCGCCGGCCGCTACTCGGTGCACGAAGAAGACCGCAACGAATGGATGGGCTTCCTCGACCTGCTCAAGCGGCACCGTCCCAAGGCCCCCATCAACGGCATCATCGTGGCCGCCAGCATCGACGAGCTGACGGGCGCGGGACCCGAGTTCGCGATCAACCTGGCCAAGAACCTGCGCCAGCGCGTGCAGGAACTGACCGACCGCCTGGAAGTGTTCGCGCCGGTCTACATCATCTTCACCAAGGCCGACCTGATCTCGGGCTTCAGCGAGTTCTTCTCCGACAGCGACCAAAGCGAGCGCGACCGCGTGTGGGGCGCGACCCTGCCCTATGGCGCCGAGGAAAACCGCGACGTGCTGGCGCTGTTCGACAGCCGTTTCGACGAGCTGTACGAGGGCCTGAAGGAAATGGGCACGGCGCAGATCTCGCTGCGCAACAGCCGCGACCTGCCGCCGGGCCTGCTGACGTTTCCGCTGGAATTCGCCGGCATCAAGCCGGCGCTGCGGACCTTCCTGTCGACGCTGTTCGAGACCAATCCATTCCAATACAAGCCGGTGTTCCGCGGCTTCTACTTCACCAGCGCGCTGCAGGAAGGTGTCACGCAAAGCACTTCCACCGAGCGGCTGGCCGAACGCTTCGAGCTGCGTCCCGCGCAGCGCGCACAGACGCGCAGCGTGACCTCCAACAACGGCTTCTTCCTGCGCGACCTGTTCTCCAGCGTGATCTTCGCCGACAAGAAGCTGGTGCGCCAGCACGCCAGTCCCGCCAAGACGCGCATGCGCTACCTGGCCTTCTTCGGCCTGGTGCTGGCGCTGGGGCTGGTGCTGGGCGGTTGGAGCTGGTCCTACCTGGGCAACCGGCAACTGGCGCAGAACGTGCAGGCCGATCTCGACAAGGTGGTGCGCCTGCAAAGCGAGCGCACCGACCTGCAAAGCCGGCTGGAAGCGATGGAGATCCTGCAGGATCGCATCGAGCAGCTGGACCGCTATTCCTCCAGCCGGCCTTGGTCGCTGGGGCTGGGCCTGTATCAGGGCGACGTGCTGAAGGAGCGCCTGCTGGCCGAGTACTACAACGGCGCGCGCCAGTTCATGCTGGCGCCGGTGAAGACCAGCCTGGAGGACTTCCTGGCCAAGGTCGACACGTCCGCTACCGCAGCCAGTGGCGGCGCGCCCCAGCCTGCGCCGCAGCAGGCCCGCGCCGCCCACGCGGCGGGCGGTGACACCCTGTTCCAGGACGCCTCGCCCACCAACGCCGACGACGCCTACAACGCGCTCAAGACCTACCTGATGATGGCGAATCATCAGCATGTGGACCCCACCCACCTGTCCGACCAGATAACCCGCTTCTGGCGCGGCTGGCTGGAGACCAACCGCGGCGCCATGCCGCGCGACCAGTTGATCCGCAGCGCCGAGCGCCTGATCTCGTTCTATGTCGGCCGGGCGCAGGACGAAGGCTGGCCGCAGATCGACACCAATCTGGCATTGGTCGAGAAGACCCGCGGCAGCCTGCGCGCCGTGATGCAGGGCATGCCGGCGCGCGAACGCGCCTATGCCACCCTTAAGGCGCGCGCCGCCACCCGCTTCCAGGCCATGACGGTGGCGCGCATCGTCGGCGAGAACGACGCGGGCGTGGTCGCCGGCAGCTATGCCATCCCCGGCACGTTCACCCGCGAAGCCTGGGAGCAGTACATCCAGCCCGCCATCGGCGAGGCCGCCAAGAAGGAAGTGCAGACCAGCGACTGGGTGCTGGGCGTGAACGCCCGCGACGACCTGACGCTGGAAGGCAGCCCCGAGCAGATCCAGAAAAGCCTGGCGACGATGTACAAGACCGAGTACGCCGAGGAGTGGCAGAAATTCCTGCGCGGCGTGACGATCAAGCCCTTCACCAGCTTCGAGCAATCAGTGGGCGCGATGAACCGCCTGGGCGATCCTCAGACCTCGCCCATCGCCAAACTCATCAACACCACCTATGAACAGACCTCCTGGGACAACCCCTCGCTGATCAACGCCGGGCTGCAGCAGGCGCAGAGCGGCGTCGTGGGCTGGTTCAAGCGCGTCATCCTGCGCCAGACGCCGCCGTCCGCCGCGCCCGCCACCGCCGCCAACGGCGAAGCGATTCCGATGGGCCCCGTGGGACGCGAGTTCTCCGACGTGGCGCGCCTGGTGGTCACGCGCGACAACCAGTCGCTGCTGGGCAACTACATGGGCGCGCTATCGAAGATCCGCACCCGCTTCAACCTGCTGAACAACCAGGGCGATCCCGGCCCCGGCGCGCTGACGCTGATGCGCCAGACGCTGGAAGGCAAGGACTCGGAGCTGGCCGACGCGCTGAAGCTGGTGGACGAACAGATGCTGGCCGGCATGTCGGCGACGCAGCGCGAGACGCTGCGTCCGCTGCTGGTGCGTCCGCTGATCCAGGCCTATGCCGTGACCATGCAGCCGGCGGAATCCGAGCTGAACAAGGTCTGGAACGCACAGATCTATCGCCCGTTCAACCAGACGCTGGCGGAGAAATATCCCTTCGCCAGCCGCGCCAGCGTCGAGGCCAGCAGCGATGAAATCGGCCAGGTGTTCGGTCCACAGGGCAGCATCGCCAAGTACGTCAACGACACGCTGGGCCCGCTGACCGTGCGCCGCGGCGACATCCTGACGGCGCGCACCTGGGGCGACATGGGCGTGAGCCTGCAGCCCACCTTCACCGCCAACTTCGCACAGTGGGTGGCTCCGCTCTCCGGCGGCGCGGCCGGCAGCGGCGCAGCCAGCCAGCCGCAGACGCTGTTCCAGATCCAGCCCAAGCCCGCCGCCGGCGTGACCGAATACACCATCGAGATCGACGGACAGCAGCTGCGCTACCGCAACACCCCGCCGCAATGGGTCAATTTCGTGTGGCCCAACGCCCAGGGCGCCCCCGGCGCGCGCATCACCGCCACCACCTTCGATGGCAGCGTGGTCGAGATCGTCAACGAGCCCGGCCGCTTCGGCCTGGAGCGCCTGATCGCCACCGCCCAGCGCACCGCCAACGCCGACGGCAGCTTCAACATGAGCTGGGGTAAATCCAACGTGACGGTGCCGGTGAAGCTGCGCATCATCAGCAACGCCCAGGCGCCCGGCGCCGGCGGCAGCGAGCCCGGCGGCAGCCAGGGCCTGCGCAACCTGCGCCTGCCCTCGTCCGTGGTCGGCGCCTCTCCCGAATCCTCCGCCCAGACGCAACCCGGAGCGCCGCAATGAGCAACCCGCAGTCCCCCTTGTTCCGCACGGCCTACTTCGGCAAGATTCCCAGCCGCGGCGATTTCGTGAAGAACACCTCGCATCCGCAGCTGATGGCCACGCTGGACGCCTGGGTCGCCAGCACCATGGAGATGCTGGCGCAGGAACCGCACTGGAAGGCGCTGTACGACGAGGCCGAGCCCATGCCGTTCGCCATTCTGGGATCGCGCGGCAAGCTGGCCATCGCGGGCCACCTGCAACCCAGCCAGGACCTGTCGGGCCGCCGCTATCCCTTCCTGTCCGCCACCTCGGTGGAAGTGCAGAAGCCGCTGGCCTTTATCGCCCGCAGCCCCATCGCCTTCAGCCGCATGTGGAACCGTATGAGCGGCACCGCCGCACTGCTGATGCAGGACGGCGATCCCGCCTCCGCGCTACAGACTCTCAACGAATTGGAAGGCGAGATCCGCACCGCGGCCGACGACGGCTTCGACGCCTTCGTCGACCTGCAGACCGTGGAACGGCTGGAAGCGATGCTGCGCGGCAACGGCCACGCCGCGCGCGTGCATGACATCATCCTGGCGCTGGGCATCCTGCTGGGGCCGGTGATGTCCAGCGGCTCCTCGCAGCTGGACAAGGGCCTGTCGCTGCCGCTGCCGGACGATCCGCTCTACATCAATCTGGTGGCCGCCTACTGGATGACGCTGATCTCGCCCTTCCTGTCGCGCGCCGACTTCGAGATCACGATCTTCATCGGCCGCATCGCCGGCAAGCACCGGCTGGCCGTGGATTTCCGCGGCGCCTCGCCGCAGACGCTGGCCAGCCTGCTGTCCACGCCGCAGGCCTATGCCGAACAGCACATCGTGCTGGAGGACGCGCCCTGGGTCCGCAACCACATCTCGGCCAGCCACGGCCTGGCCAAGCTGTCCAGCTACCTGGACCAGCCGCGCCTGTCCTTGCGCCTGGCGCTGGACACCTTTCTTGAAGTCTTTACCGGAGCCTGACCATGCGCCTCTCATTTTTGCTCATGGCGGCGCTGTATGCCTGCACGGCCGCGGCCCAGGATGCGGCCACGGTGGTGCCCGCCAACGTCATTCCCCAGCCCGGCCAGGTCGTGGCCAGCGGCGCCGTACCGGACGAAGCCACCAAGGCCGACGTGCTGGCGCGGCTGCAGCAGGTGTACGGCGTGGGCAACGTCATCGACCAGATCGACGTGGGCGGCGTGGTCGCGCCGCCCAACTGGTCCGAGCATATCGGCAAGCTCATCGGCCAGCCGCTCAAGCAGATCAACCGCGGCCAGCTGGAAATCGACGGCACCCAGATCCGCCTGCGCGGCGAAGTGCAGAATGAAGCCTCGCGCCAGCAGATCGCCAGCGCCTTCGCGACCTCGCTCAACCCCACCTACAAGATCGTCAACGGCTTGCGCGTGTCGGCCAGCAAGGACGAACAGGGGCTGCTGGACCAGGTCCTGACCAATCGCGTGGTGGAATTCGAGACCGGCAGCGCCACGCTCACCACGCGCGGCCGCGAACTGCTGGACAAGGTGGCGGACGTGGTGCCCAAGCTGCACAGCGACAAGGTGCAGATCATCGGCCATACCGACAGCTCCGGCAGCCGCAGCACCAACCTGGCGTTGAGCCAGGCACGCGCCGATGCGGTCAAGACCTATCTGGTGGACAAGGGGCTGCCGCCCGCGCGCTTCGAGACGCTGGGAGCCGGACCTGACCAGCCGCTCGCCACCAACGCCACCGCGGAAGGCCGCGCCAAGAACCGCCGCATCGAGTTCCGCGCCAGCCGCTAGCAGTCTGGCGCCAGGCCGGCCCGCAGGGGCCGGCTCATGCAAGCAATGACTACGCTCAGCCGTTGTGGTCCGGCGGCTTGGGCACGCCCAGCAGCTCTTCCAGTCCGGACAGCGCGTCGCCGTTCTTGAGGACCGTGCGCAGCCACAGGTGCAGTGACATCTCGCCCCAGCTGGCGGCCTTGTCGGCCAGATAGGCCACGGGGCTGTGAGGCTCGGTGCGGCGGAAGAACTCCGCCACTTCGCGCAGCTGCGCCAGCGCCTGGTCGCGCGTTTGCAGCGGGCCGCGCGCAGGCGCGGACGCGGGCGCGGCGGGTACGGGATCGGCTGTGGACAAGGTCGGCTCCATCCGGGCGGTTGCGGGCGCGGCGGGGGCAGCGGCCGGCGCCGCGGTATCCGCGCGCACCAGCAGCCCGGCGTCGCGGGCGAAGCGGCGGGTCAGTTCGGTCACGTCGCGCAGCGCGTCGCGCACCGGCGAAAAAGCCGGGCCTTCGTCGCCCAGGCGCTCCGCCAGGGTCTGCTCCAACGTGTCCACCGCCGCGAAGCAGCTTTGCAGATTGCCTTCCAGTTCGGAGTAAAAGGCCGGCGGCGTGTCGCGGCGCGCGGCATCGAACTGATCCAGAGTGAGCTTGCCCCGGGTGATCTCGGCGGCATTCTGCGGCGCGCGCTTGACCGCATTGGCCAGTTGCGAGGCGCTGTCCCACAAGGCCGCGCCATAGCGTCCGCCTTCGGACTGCGTCAGCGGCAGTTCGCGGATCAGCTGTTGCGAGCGCGCCAGCAGCCAGGCCAGATTGCCCACGCGCTGCTGCACGTCGCCCTCGTCCGGCACGGGATGCAGGCCGTCCCAGTAGTGGCGGCACAGGCCGTCCACCAGCAGATAGCCATCGCGCAGGCCGGCAAAGCCGCGCGTCTTGGCCCAGGCTTCGGCCAGCCAGGCGGCCACGCGCACGTCCTTGCTCTGTTCGCGCAGCACCGTGGTGCAGATGCGGATGACTTCCGGCCAATCGGCCTCTTTGATGGCTATGACCCAATCGCCCTGGTCCAGGTTCGGATCATCGTGGCGGCGGGCTTCGCGTATGGCGTCGAACTCGGCGGAAAACACCAGGTCGGCGCCGCAAGGCGCATCGCCCGCAATGGGCTGCAGCAGTGTGTCGATATCGCTCATGTTGGTCTTGTCGGATGGCAGGATCGCGGCCGCCGGCCCCTGAGGCGGGCTACGCGAAGAGGACCGATCCTCCCATATCTGTAACGGCGTTGCGTTTGAAGATGACACGTCCTATTACAAAACGCATCACGGACCGTGGATATCATGCGGGTTCCCCAGGACAAGGAACCGCGATGAACAAGTCATTCCACATGATGCCCGACGGCCGCTTCATCAACGGCAAGCCGCGCCGCTGCCCGGACGGCAGCTACGTCGGCGACGGCGGCCCCATCACCCGCGCGCCGGACGGCACTTACGTCGCCGGCAAACCGCAGCGCGCGCCCGACGGCCGCTACCTGGGCGGCGACGGTCCGGTCCGCATGGCGCCCGACGGCACGTTCGTCATCGGCACGCCGCGGCAGGCTCCGGACGGCACCTATCTGTAAGCACACATAACCAAACTGACAGGGCAACAGGCAGCCATGGCGCAGCTATCGGTAATACGCAAGGGCGATCGCACCTCGCATGGCGGCGTGGTCGTCACGGGCGACGAAACAGTCATGATCTTCGGCCAGCCCATGGCCCGGCTGGGCGACCGCGTCACCTGCCCCAAGTGCGGCGGCAGCCACACCATCGTCGAGGGCGCGGCCGCCGTCAGTTCCGACCGGCGCACCGCACTGGAAGGCATGAAGACCTCCTGCGGCGCGACGCTGATCGCCAGCCAGCAGTTCTATCGGCTGGAGCAGGGCTAGACCGCAGGCCGCACGAACGCGCGCCGCAGTCCCAGACGCAGCGCCAGCACCGTGAACGCGATGGGCAGCACCATGTGCAGCTGCGCCACGAACAATTCCATGGTGGCCTCGCCCGGCGCCCAGGTATTGCCGAACACCTGCGGCGCCGGCGGCGCCAGATATAGCGCGACCAGCGCGGCGGCCAGCGTCGCCGCGCCCCGCCATGCGGCCGAGGCGCGCACCCGCGCCATGCGCTCGGCCAGCACCAGCGCCAGCACGCCGGCCAAGCCCGCCAAGGCGGAATCGACGTAGAACTCGAACGGCCCGTACAGAAAGGGCGCTTCCGGAATCATCCAACCGTAGGCGTCGGTCTTCAGCACCGACGTCAGGCAAGCGCCAAAGAGCGCCGCGGCGGCGGACAGCAGCAGGAAGTCACAGACACGCAGTAGCAGTTTCGGCATGATGGGGCAGGAATGCGCCGCGTGTAGCGGCGGGCGCGGACGCAAGCATGCCACAGGAGTGCGCCCGCCACATCCGGCCAACCAACTCGCTTGCGCGGCATCCGCCGTTCTCTGAGAGAATGGCCGCCTGTCTCACAGACCCCATCGATCAGACCACCAGCAGCACCCATGACGCTTCCGCCCTCCAGGCTGTACCCCTTGCTGTTGTCAGGCGCGCTCGCGTTGGCGCAGACCGTCTTTCCCGCACAAGCCGCTGGCAGCGCGTCCCCCAGGAAATCCGCGACCCACAGCACGCCCTCTGCACCGCCCGAGGGCATGCCCCAGTACGGCAAGGGCGGCCATGGGCGCTATCTGATCCTGAGGCTGGACAACAGCCGCGGCAACGCGATCGCCCCCAATACGCCCTACCGTCTGTTCCTGACCGAAAAAGGCCAGTCCATCGAGGGCACACCCAGCCAGGACGGCATCGTGCATGGCGTCACCGACGCGCTGGGCCGCAGCGCCTGGATCTGGACCCGCGATGCGCATCCTGTGAAGGACTACACGCTGATCCGGCGCATCGGCGACGGCGCCTGGGGCACCGTCTTCCAGCTGCAAACCAGCGGGGAAAAAGACCCGCTTGGAGGCTGGCCCTACCTCACCACCATGCAAGTGCGCTGGGGTGAACAGTGGGCGGACCTGGGCTACAGCACTACCCAGGGCAATACGGCGTACTTCAGCCACGACCGTCCAGCCGCCAGCTTGTCGATATCGGTCGACGCCAGCGTGGCTGAGAACCGGCAGTGCTTTGACGCATTGGACGCCATCAACCGCAGGTTCAGCCAGAACGATGCCACGGGCGCGCTGCAATTGGTGGACGCCACGGAATGCGGCGCGCAGCCGCGGCAACAGCTGGACATGGCCAATCTGCTGCTGATGGCCGGCCGGGCCGATCTGGCGCGGCAGTGGCTGGACCGCGCCCGCGCCGAGTCCTTGTCTGTCTCGTCCACGCCTGTGGATCACGATGAGCTTCACGAACGCTATAAACTTGAGCGTTTGCTGGGCCTGCCCCAGTTGGCATTGGAGGACGCCCTGGAACTGCAGCGCCGGCAAGCGCAGAAGCCCCAGGCGGATGAGCCCGACTGGGCCAACAGCATCGCCTACTACCTGGCGGATTTTCCCGAGCATCTGGCCGAAGCCGAAACCCAGGCGCGCAAATCGATCGAGACCCTCGGACCCGGGCCGTACAACCAGGGAACCCTGGGCTGGATCCTGACCCTGCGGGGCGACGTCGATGGCGGGCTGGCGCTCATGAAGCGGTCCTACCGCGAGATTCCGCGCAATGAGGAAATCGTGGCCGACTACGGCCTGGCGCTGTGGCGCCACGGCCAGCCCGAACTGGCCGCGCGGCTCTGGGACCAGGCCCAGACACAATGCGTCTGGGGCCAGCGCATGCACGACGCGCTGCGCGAGGCCGGCCAGCCGCACCCCTACTTCCAGGCGGCGAATTCCAGCGCGGTAGCGGTCTACCAGCAGCGTTGCTCCGCGCCGCAGACCAAGCGCAAGACCCGGCACGGCGAGCAGCGCAGCGCTGCCGCCGAAGCGTAAAATAGGCCCGGTAGACAAGCCGCGCACCGCACGCTCGCAATAGCGGGCTCGCGCAGGAGACCATCATGAAATCCGCCCTGATCCGCCTGCTTACCCTCATGGCTACGGCCCTGGTCCTGGCCGGCTGCGCGCCGGGCAATGGCGGCCCGCCCTATCCGGGCGCCGTCAATCCCTACAGCGAAGGCGGATTCCACGACGCCGGCCCCAACTATCCCGACACCGGCCGCTGAAAACCGCCCGCTTCAGGCTTCGCGCAACGCCCCCGACTTCAGCAGGGGCGCCAGGATGCCAGCGGTATAGACCCGCGCCAGATTCACCAGGAAATCGGTGAAGTCCGCCTTCGCGGCGTGGTCGGCCTGATCCGAGATCACGCGCAACACCGCGAAGGGCACGCCGAATTCGTAGCAGACCTGCGCCATCGCCCCGCCCTCCATTTCCAGGCAGAGCGCATCGGGCAGGCGCTGGCGCAGCTGGTGCGCATAGTCATTGCTGTTGACGAAAACGTCGCCGGTGGCGATGAGTCCATGGTGCACCCGCGGCGGCTGCGCGGCCTGTCCCGCAGGCAAATCCGCTTGGCCGCGCGCGAATTGTCCTGCGCTTTCCAGCAGCCGCGCGCTCAGGACCGCGTCCGCGTCGAAGCGTACGCGGCCCAGCAAGGGAATCTCGTGCTGACCGAACAGAGGACGCGCATCCATGTCGTGCTGCATCAGCGCGCTGGCCACGACCACATCGCCCACCGCCACGTCCTGGTGCAGGCCACCCGCCAGTCCCGTGAAGATCACCCGCGTGGCATGGAACTCCTGAATCACGATGGACGCGGTCGCGGCCGCAGCCACCTTGCCGATCCGGCTCAACGCAATCACGCAAGGCGTGCCCCACAAGGTGCCGACGTGGAAGTCGCGCATGGCGACATGGTGGATCGTGGCGCCCGGATCCATCGCCGCGAGCAGATCGGCGATTTCTTCGTGCAGGGCGCCAAGTATGGCTAAACGTCCCATGTACCTTTTCTCTGATCATGCGCGGCCCGCGGCCGCCCAGTGCGCAACATACCCCAAGCATGAAGCCACCGCCAACGGACGCCCCGGCGCGGGCGTGCAAGGCACGGATGGCGACTTTTGATGTAGTGCGGACGTCCTGCTGTGCGTGCGCCAGCCGGCAACGCCAGCAGCCGTCTTGGATGGCTACCGATTAGCTAGTCAAAAGTACGGTGTACATCCGATCAGCAGGGAAACCACCCGCCTGGATCGCTCCGCGCCGCGTGCTAGCTTACGTCGCGCAGGACGCGGGCCATGCAGCAAGCAGATTCATCGCAGGACTCAATCTGTGGAGAACGATCATGGTGAAGAATCTAGCCGTATTCTTCGATGGGACCTGGAACGAACCCAACGACCGCACCAACGTCTACGAACTCTACAAAGCGGCGCCCGAGACCTCCACGCAGGAAACGTTCTATATCGAAGGCGTGGGCACGCAAGGCCAAGGCCTGTGGGCCGCCATCGACAAGTTCGCCGGCGGCGCCTTTGGCGCGGGGCTGTCGGCCAACATCCGCGCGGGCTACCGCTGGCTTTGCCAGCGCCATGAAGCGCGCGACCGCATCTTCCTCTTCGGATTCAGCCGCGGCGCCTATTCCGCCCGCAGCCTGGCCGGCATGGTGCGCAAATGCGGCCTGCTGAACGATCCTTCCGACAACAACGTGGCCGAAGCCTATGCGCTTTATCGCGACGACTGCATCCCCACGTCGCTGGAGGCCTCGTCGTTCCGCGTGAACTTCTCGCGCGAGACGGACGTGCATTTCGTCGGCGTCTGGGACACGGTCGGCAGCCTGGGCATACCGGTGGGCGGCATCCCCTTCCCCGGTTTTTCGAAGTTCTACAACTTCCATGACACCGAACTGAGCAACCACGTCCATCACGCCTATCACGCCATCGCCACCAACGAGTTCCGCGAACCGTACTCGCCAACCCTGTGGACGCGCCTGGCCAATTCCGAGCCCCGGCCGCCCGAGAGGCCGGTCGAACAACGCTGGTTCATCGGCGCCCATTCCGACGTCGGCGGCGGCTACCGGGACGGCAGCCTGCAAACGCTGCCAGCCTCATGGCTGCAAGAGAAGGCCCGCCAGGCCGGCCTGGAAGCCGGGCTGGCGCAACGCATCGCCACCGACTATGAACAATGCCAGCCGCACGACTCCTATCGCGAGTTCACCGACAAAGTGCTGATCCATGTGAAAAAGCGCCCCAGGTTGTGGGATGGCGCGACCGTGCTCAACCTGACCGTGGACGAACGGCTGCTGAAGCGGTTCGGGCTCAGCCTGGACTTCCTGAAGGAGTATCCGGACTTCAAGGACGCACTCGAAAAACTGCCGGTCGCGCCACCGTGACCCGCCCGCCGCCCAAGGCGGCGCAGACGATGAAAGCACTCGCAACAGAGTGATGTAATGCGCTCAAAAATGAGACTTTGCGACTTAATACGATACAAACTTCGGCCCGTCGGACTGTGGCGGGAAAACCATGCTGCCCATGGCCCATTTCAAGTAACCTCCGGCCACCAGTCATTGTTCCGAGCCGATGTTTACGCATGTTCCGCAATGTCTTTGCTCTCAAATCCCTTGAAAGGTATTTCCTGACACTGGCTGCAGGCGTAGCGCTGCCGGTCTCCATGCTGACCGTGATCGTGGTGCAGCAGAACTGGCGGTCGCTGGCCGCCACTGACGATGCCATGCGAGGCTTCATCGTGGTCCGCACGACCCTCATGACGATGGAGGCGGTCTCCGCCGAACGCGGCCCCATGAACTCGGCGCTGGGTTCCGATCTGCCGGTCCCCGAACACATCCTGCAGGCGCTGGACCAGGCGCGCCAGCGCACCAACGCACAGATCGCCGACCTGCTTGCCCTCTACCGCGCGCCGCTCAATCCCAACGGCGCCCGCGAATTCACCAACATCCAGCGCATCCGCGAATCCCTGCTGAACGCCCGCGCCAGCGCCGACGCGGCGATTGCCGCGCCCCGCGCCAACGTCTCCGGCTACAACCTGTGGACGGTGGTCGGAGACATGGTCGCGCTGGTGCCCGAACTGCGTGCCGCCATGTCCGACGGCATCGGCCTGGTTGCCAGAAACCAGGGCGAGGACTTCGACCTGCTGTCCTTGGCGCTGCTGGCGGGCGAACTGCGCGAGCAGGCAGGGCTGGTGGGATCCACCTTTGCGCCGGCCCTGAGCAAACGCCGCACGCTCACCGCCAGCGACCAGTTGAGGATCGAGCGCGTGATCGGCCGCATCGACGAACTGCGCGCGCTGATCGAGGCCAACATCGCCAGCATGCCGCGCCATGCCTCATCGCTCGCCTACCGCGAACTGCAGCAGCAGTACTTCGGCGAGGGCATGAACTACCTCGACAGCGTGCGCGCCATTGCCGAGCGGGCCCCGGAAGATTCGCTCGTTTCGATGTACGAACTGGGCGCGAACTACGTGCCGCAGATGAAGTCCATCGTCCGGTTCCGCGATCTCATGCTCAACGACGTTGAACGACGCATCGGCGAAAACCGCCAGGCCGCGATCCGCGTCCTGCTGACCACCCTGGCGGCCGCGGCGATGCTCACCGCCGCCCTGATACTCGGGCTGGCCATGTTCCGCAAACGCGTCATCCGGCCCTTCGTCCGCGCCACCAACATCATCGGCGCCATCGCCAAAGGCGGCGAAGTGCCGGCCATCCCCGCGGGTCAGTACCGAGGCGAAGTGAACAGCATGTTCAAGGCCCTGGATGTGCTCAACGACAATGCTGCCGCCGTGCGCAAGCTGGAGCTGGAACGCGACCGCCTGATCCAAGACCTCGCCATCATGGCCGAAACGGATTTCCTCACCGGCCTGCTGAACCGCCGCGCTTTCGAAAAGCGCCTGGAAGCCGCGCTGGACGACATGCGCCACGACGATGGCGACGGCCTGACCTTCATCCTGTTCGACCTCGACCACTTCAAATCCATCAACGACACGCACGGCCACGCCACGGGCGACGAAGCGCTCAAGACCGTGGCGGACCTATGCCGCAGCACCTTCCGGCAATCCGACGTGGTTGCGCGCGTGGGCGGCGAAGAGTTCGCGGCGCTGTGCCGCAGC encodes:
- a CDS encoding tetratricopeptide repeat protein, with the translated sequence MTLPPSRLYPLLLSGALALAQTVFPAQAAGSASPRKSATHSTPSAPPEGMPQYGKGGHGRYLILRLDNSRGNAIAPNTPYRLFLTEKGQSIEGTPSQDGIVHGVTDALGRSAWIWTRDAHPVKDYTLIRRIGDGAWGTVFQLQTSGEKDPLGGWPYLTTMQVRWGEQWADLGYSTTQGNTAYFSHDRPAASLSISVDASVAENRQCFDALDAINRRFSQNDATGALQLVDATECGAQPRQQLDMANLLLMAGRADLARQWLDRARAESLSVSSTPVDHDELHERYKLERLLGLPQLALEDALELQRRQAQKPQADEPDWANSIAYYLADFPEHLAEAETQARKSIETLGPGPYNQGTLGWILTLRGDVDGGLALMKRSYREIPRNEEIVADYGLALWRHGQPELAARLWDQAQTQCVWGQRMHDALREAGQPHPYFQAANSSAVAVYQQRCSAPQTKRKTRHGEQRSAAAEA
- a CDS encoding 5'-methylthioadenosine/adenosylhomocysteine nucleosidase — translated: MGRLAILGALHEEIADLLAAMDPGATIHHVAMRDFHVGTLWGTPCVIALSRIGKVAAAATASIVIQEFHATRVIFTGLAGGLHQDVAVGDVVVASALMQHDMDARPLFGQHEIPLLGRVRFDADAVLSARLLESAGQFARGQADLPAGQAAQPPRVHHGLIATGDVFVNSNDYAHQLRQRLPDALCLEMEGGAMAQVCYEFGVPFAVLRVISDQADHAAKADFTDFLVNLARVYTAGILAPLLKSGALREA
- a CDS encoding DUF2235 domain-containing protein — protein: MVKNLAVFFDGTWNEPNDRTNVYELYKAAPETSTQETFYIEGVGTQGQGLWAAIDKFAGGAFGAGLSANIRAGYRWLCQRHEARDRIFLFGFSRGAYSARSLAGMVRKCGLLNDPSDNNVAEAYALYRDDCIPTSLEASSFRVNFSRETDVHFVGVWDTVGSLGIPVGGIPFPGFSKFYNFHDTELSNHVHHAYHAIATNEFREPYSPTLWTRLANSEPRPPERPVEQRWFIGAHSDVGGGYRDGSLQTLPASWLQEKARQAGLEAGLAQRIATDYEQCQPHDSYREFTDKVLIHVKKRPRLWDGATVLNLTVDERLLKRFGLSLDFLKEYPDFKDALEKLPVAPP
- a CDS encoding sensor domain-containing diguanylate cyclase; this translates as MFRNVFALKSLERYFLTLAAGVALPVSMLTVIVVQQNWRSLAATDDAMRGFIVVRTTLMTMEAVSAERGPMNSALGSDLPVPEHILQALDQARQRTNAQIADLLALYRAPLNPNGAREFTNIQRIRESLLNARASADAAIAAPRANVSGYNLWTVVGDMVALVPELRAAMSDGIGLVARNQGEDFDLLSLALLAGELREQAGLVGSTFAPALSKRRTLTASDQLRIERVIGRIDELRALIEANIASMPRHASSLAYRELQQQYFGEGMNYLDSVRAIAERAPEDSLVSMYELGANYVPQMKSIVRFRDLMLNDVERRIGENRQAAIRVLLTTLAAAAMLTAALILGLAMFRKRVIRPFVRATNIIGAIAKGGEVPAIPAGQYRGEVNSMFKALDVLNDNAAAVRKLELERDRLIQDLAIMAETDFLTGLLNRRAFEKRLEAALDDMRHDDGDGLTFILFDLDHFKSINDTHGHATGDEALKTVADLCRSTFRQSDVVARVGGEEFAALCRSRRPEPVRDVAERMRLNIARTQISAGGAARFSMTASFGVAHARSGDTAALENLSRRADELLYKAKLNGRNCVLLENAA